A single window of Girardinichthys multiradiatus isolate DD_20200921_A chromosome 15, DD_fGirMul_XY1, whole genome shotgun sequence DNA harbors:
- the tfap2b gene encoding transcription factor AP-2-beta isoform X2 — protein MLVHSYSTGDRHDGVSSHSSRLSQLGSVSHAGPYSTAPPLSHAPSSDFQPPYFPPPYQPLAHYQSQDPYSHVSDPYSLNSLHQSQQGAWGARQRQDAAGDRMESSALLAQPRASLPQLSGLDPRRDYGGVRRPDVLLHSAHPGLEPGMGDGLLHGLHGMEDVQAIEDANGTHILDQSVIKKVPMPPKNVGSLMLGKDGLIGGVTVNINEVFCSVPGRLSLLSSTSKYKVTVGEVQRRLSPPECLNASLLGGVLRRAKSKNGGKCLREKLEKIGLNLPAGRRKAANVTLLTSLVEGEAVHLARDFGYICETEFPTKAVSEYLNRQHTDPNELHTRKNMLLATKQLCKEFTDLLAQDRTPLGNSRPTPILEPGIQSCLSHFSFITHGFGSPAICAALTALQNYLTEALKGLDKMFLNNPSNNRHGDAGNKAGDKEEKQRK, from the exons ATGTTAGTTCATTCCTACTCCACTGGG GACCGGCATGACGGCGTCTCAAGCCACAGTTCGCGCCTGTCCCAACTGGGTTCGGTGTCGCACGCCGGACCCTACTCCACCGCGCCGCCGCTGTCTCATGCCCCTTCCTCGGACTTCCAGCCTCCATACTTCCCTCCGCCGTACCAGCCACTCGCTCACTACCAGAGCCAGGATCCGTACTCCCACGTAAGCGACCCGTACTCCCTGAACTCGCTCCATCAGAGCCAGCAGGGCGCATGGGGTGCGCGCCAGCGGCAGGACGCCGCCGGGGACCGGATGGAGAGCTCGGCTCTGCTGGCGCAGCCTCGGGCCTCTCTGCCTCAACTCTCCGGATTGGACCCACGGCGGGATTACGGTGGCGTGCGGCGGCCTGACGTGCTGCTGCACTCCGCTCATCCGGGATTGGAACCCGGGATGGGAGACGGACTGCTGCACGGTCTTCACGGCATGGAGGATGTTCAG GCCATTGAAGACGCCAACGGAACCCATATCCTGGATCAATCTGTAATTAAGAAAG TCCCGATGCCCCCCAAGAACGTGGGCTCTCTGATGCTCGGCAAGGACGGCCTGATCGGCGGAGTCACCGTCAACATCAATGAGGTGTTCTGCTCGGTTCCGGGCCGCCTGTCGCTGCTCAGCTCCACCTCCAAGTATAAAGTGACCGTAGGGGAGGTGCAGAGGAGACTGTCTCCACCTGAGTGCCTCAACGCCTCTCTGCTAGGAGGCGTGCTGAGAAG AGCAAAGTCTAAAAACGGTGGCAAATGCCTGAGAGAAAAACTGGAGAAGATCGGATTGAATCTTCCTGCTGGGAGGCGTAAAGCGGCCAATGTCACGTTATTAACATCTCTCGTAGAAG GCGAGGCGGTGCACCTGGCCCGTGATTTCGGCTACATCTGCGAGACGGAGTTTCCCACGAAAGCTGTGAGCGAGTATCTGAACCGGCAACACACAGATCCCAACGAGCTGCACACGCGGAAAAACATGCTGCTGGCCACAAA ACAGCTGTGTAAGGAGTTCACGGACCTGCTGGCCCAGGACAGGACTCCCCTGGGCAACTCGAGACCCACACCCATCCTAGAACCTGGCATCCAGAGCTGCCTTTCCCACTTTTCCTTCATAACACACGGCTTCGGCTCGCCAGCCATCTGCGCCGCACTCACCGCCCTGCAGAACTACCTCACTGAGGCTCTCAAAGGACTCGACAAGATGTTTCTCAACAACCCGTCCAACAACCGGCATGGGGACGCTGGCAACAAGGCCGGCgacaaagaggaaaaacagcGAAAATGA
- the tfap2b gene encoding transcription factor AP-2-beta isoform X1 — MLWKLVENVKYEDIYEDRHDGVSSHSSRLSQLGSVSHAGPYSTAPPLSHAPSSDFQPPYFPPPYQPLAHYQSQDPYSHVSDPYSLNSLHQSQQGAWGARQRQDAAGDRMESSALLAQPRASLPQLSGLDPRRDYGGVRRPDVLLHSAHPGLEPGMGDGLLHGLHGMEDVQAIEDANGTHILDQSVIKKVPMPPKNVGSLMLGKDGLIGGVTVNINEVFCSVPGRLSLLSSTSKYKVTVGEVQRRLSPPECLNASLLGGVLRRAKSKNGGKCLREKLEKIGLNLPAGRRKAANVTLLTSLVEGEAVHLARDFGYICETEFPTKAVSEYLNRQHTDPNELHTRKNMLLATKQLCKEFTDLLAQDRTPLGNSRPTPILEPGIQSCLSHFSFITHGFGSPAICAALTALQNYLTEALKGLDKMFLNNPSNNRHGDAGNKAGDKEEKQRK, encoded by the exons ATGCTGTGGAAACTAGTTGAGAATGTCAAGTATGAAGATATTTATGAG GACCGGCATGACGGCGTCTCAAGCCACAGTTCGCGCCTGTCCCAACTGGGTTCGGTGTCGCACGCCGGACCCTACTCCACCGCGCCGCCGCTGTCTCATGCCCCTTCCTCGGACTTCCAGCCTCCATACTTCCCTCCGCCGTACCAGCCACTCGCTCACTACCAGAGCCAGGATCCGTACTCCCACGTAAGCGACCCGTACTCCCTGAACTCGCTCCATCAGAGCCAGCAGGGCGCATGGGGTGCGCGCCAGCGGCAGGACGCCGCCGGGGACCGGATGGAGAGCTCGGCTCTGCTGGCGCAGCCTCGGGCCTCTCTGCCTCAACTCTCCGGATTGGACCCACGGCGGGATTACGGTGGCGTGCGGCGGCCTGACGTGCTGCTGCACTCCGCTCATCCGGGATTGGAACCCGGGATGGGAGACGGACTGCTGCACGGTCTTCACGGCATGGAGGATGTTCAG GCCATTGAAGACGCCAACGGAACCCATATCCTGGATCAATCTGTAATTAAGAAAG TCCCGATGCCCCCCAAGAACGTGGGCTCTCTGATGCTCGGCAAGGACGGCCTGATCGGCGGAGTCACCGTCAACATCAATGAGGTGTTCTGCTCGGTTCCGGGCCGCCTGTCGCTGCTCAGCTCCACCTCCAAGTATAAAGTGACCGTAGGGGAGGTGCAGAGGAGACTGTCTCCACCTGAGTGCCTCAACGCCTCTCTGCTAGGAGGCGTGCTGAGAAG AGCAAAGTCTAAAAACGGTGGCAAATGCCTGAGAGAAAAACTGGAGAAGATCGGATTGAATCTTCCTGCTGGGAGGCGTAAAGCGGCCAATGTCACGTTATTAACATCTCTCGTAGAAG GCGAGGCGGTGCACCTGGCCCGTGATTTCGGCTACATCTGCGAGACGGAGTTTCCCACGAAAGCTGTGAGCGAGTATCTGAACCGGCAACACACAGATCCCAACGAGCTGCACACGCGGAAAAACATGCTGCTGGCCACAAA ACAGCTGTGTAAGGAGTTCACGGACCTGCTGGCCCAGGACAGGACTCCCCTGGGCAACTCGAGACCCACACCCATCCTAGAACCTGGCATCCAGAGCTGCCTTTCCCACTTTTCCTTCATAACACACGGCTTCGGCTCGCCAGCCATCTGCGCCGCACTCACCGCCCTGCAGAACTACCTCACTGAGGCTCTCAAAGGACTCGACAAGATGTTTCTCAACAACCCGTCCAACAACCGGCATGGGGACGCTGGCAACAAGGCCGGCgacaaagaggaaaaacagcGAAAATGA